Part of the Verrucomicrobiia bacterium genome, CGATGGTGGAGAAGTGCCTGCGGCAGGCGGCCTTGTGGGACGAGGTGAAGGACCGCCTGGACAGCCTGGGCACCAAGCTTTCCGGCGGGCAGCAGCAGCGCCTGACCATTGCCCGCGCCCTGTCCCATCAGCCGGAAATTCTGTGTCTGGACGAGTTTTCCATTGCGATTGACCCGGTAACCACCATGCGCATCGAGGATGTGCTCAAGGAGCTGCGCAAGGAGATCACGATCATCCTGGTCACCAACCTGACCCAGCAGGCCCGGCGGCTGGCCGATCGCACCATGTTCCTCTGGAATGGCGAGATCATCGAGCTGGACCGCAACGAGGTCATCTTCTCGGACCGCCCGGCCAATCGCAAAACGTACGATTACATCAACGGAGTTTTTGGATGAGCGCCGCCGTCACCAGTCCCTACAGCATTACCACGCGCAATCTGAACTTGTGGTACGCCAAGTTCCAGGCGCTGATCAATGTCAATGTGGACATCAAGCACGGCATCATCACCTCGCTGATCGGCCCGTCGGGCTGCGGCAAGACGACCTTGTTGCGATGCTTCAACCGGGTGAATGAACGCTATGGCTATGTGACCACCACGGGGGAGATCAAAATCCTGGGCAAAAACATTTATGACCCGGACGTTTCCCTGGTGGAGCTGCGCAAGTCGGTGGGCATGGTGTTTCAGCGGCCCAATCCGCTGCCCATCAGCGTCTATGAAAACGTGGTGTTTGGCCTGCGCATCCACCTGCCCAAGGAGCAGTTGACCCGCTCGATGATGGATGAGGCGGTGGAAAAGGCCCTGACCGAGGTGGGGTTGTGGCATGATCTCAAAGACCGCCTGGATCACAAGGCCACCAGCCTGCAACTGGAGCAGCAGCAGAAGTTGTGCATCGCCCGCCTGCTCCCGCTCAAACCGGAAATCATCCTCATGGACGAGCCGTGCAGCGCCCTGGACGTGGAGGGCACGCGGGCCATCGAGGAGCTGATGTTCACCCTGCGCGGGCGCTACACCATTGTCATCGTGACCCACAACATGATGCAGGCGCGGCGCGCCAGCGATGAGTGCATCTTCATGCTCATGGGCGAGCTGGTGGAGCACGGGCGGACCGAGCAGGTGTTCCTCAATCCGAAAAATCCCAAGACGGCCGAATACATCGAGGGCCGTTACGGTTGAGCGGCGCGGCGTTCCCGCTCAGGGCAGCCGCAGGCGGAAATACTGCTGGTGCTCAGCGGGGCGGATGTCCCAGAACAGACTCTCCAGAGCCGGGGAGGTGTTGGTTATCACCGGCGTCCATTCGCGGAAGTCAGACGAGACTTCCAAGATGACCGGTTTGTCCGGCAGGGCCGGCACGTAAATTCGCAGCACCTCCTCTGCCTGTGTCCAGTCCACTTGAGGCCAGGGCCATGTCTTCAACTCAACGGGAAGGCGCGCAATCAACTGCGTCGCCTGCAAAACATCCACCCAGTTGGTGGCGGTTTCCCCGGCGGCCGGCAGGTTGTGGGGGAAAAGCTGCAGTTCCACCCCGGTCATGCCCTGCGGCCCTAGGCTGCCGGCGGCCGGTTGCGCCAGCAGCCAGTTTTCTCCGGCCTCGAGGGAAAACTCCAGCGACAAGTCGCCGTGGTTGGTGAGCCAGAGGGTTAGGGCTGGCGGCCAGGCCGGGCCGCCGGAAAAACGGTGAAATTGGTGGCTATTCGTCGCTGTGAGCACGGCCAGTCGGCCGGGCGCGGGCAAAAGTTCCAGCGTCACAGGCACCAAGTTGGTTTGGGAGCTGCCATTCAAGCTGAGCAGGCGCACTTCATTGGTGTAAGTGCCCGGCGCCAGGTGGTTCACTTCGGCAAGGAGACTGAGTTGCAACTCCACACTTTGGCCGCTGGCAAGCTGGCCGTCGGCGGGTTCCGTGGCGAGCCACGGTTCCGCTTCCTCCGCACTCCAGACCAGGGCGGTGCCGCCCGCGTTGCTGAGGACCAGCGACAGGGGTGCCTGGGGGGGAGGCTCGCCGCGGGTGTGCGTGAGACACAGAGGGCTTTCCCCCGCGCTGGCAATGACCAGCCGGCCGGGCTGGGGGGAAATTCGAAGACTCAGGGGCCGGAGGGTGTTGCCGGCGCCGCTGGTGAGGTTGGCTAAAGCAAGGGTGCCCTGATAGTCGCCCGGCTCCAAGGCCGCTGCGTTGGTGGTCCATCTCACTGCAACTTGAGCGGTTTCTCCGGCCGCCAGCGTCCCTTGGCCGGGTTCGATCTCCGCCCACGGCACGGAGAGGGTGGCCTGCCACGCCAGAGCATGGGGCCCGGTATTGCTCAAGAGGTAAAAACCTTGGGCGGGGTTCAGGGCGCCGCCGGTGAGGCCTTCACCGCTCAGGCCGGAATCGGGCGTGACGACAAGCAATCCCGGGCGGGCGGCGACGTCCAGCACGATGGCGCGGGTCAGTGCAGCCGAACCGGCGCTGAGGTTGATGAGGTTGACCTGGCCGGTATGCAGGCCCGGGGGCAACTGCGTGGCCGCGGCATTCAAGGTGAGCGTCAAAATATCGCTGGCTGCGGCTGGGAGCTGGCCATTGGTGAGGGACAAGTCGAGCCACGGCGCGTCCGTTTGCGCCAGCCACACGGTGGCGGCATCGCCGGTGTTGATCAACGTGTACACAAAGGTCGCGGGCGCATAGGGACCGCCTTCGTATCCGCTGGCCGTGTAGGGCAATTCCGGGCTGACGGTCAGAGCGGCGTTGGTGCCCAGGATGGTCAGGCTGACGGTGCGGGCGGCAAGAGGAGAACTTTGACCGGCGAGGAAAACCCGCGCCAGGGCTGTGTGCTGACCGGCGGGCAAGGTTTGGGCGGCAGCGGCAAGACTTAAGGTGATGGGCAGGCGCTGGCCCACCTGCAACACCCCGTTGGTGGGACTAATCTCAAGCCAGTCGGCATTTTTGTCCGTCCACCAGGGCAGGGGCGTGTTGCCCAGGTTCACCAGCTCGTAATGCGCGGCTTGGGGCGCCAGCGGACCGCCGGCGGGGCCGCCTGCCACGAGATGGGTGGCGGGCGTCAATTCGGCGGCCGGGGTGGCCAGCGGCACGAAGAGGAGGGCGGTCTGGTTGGCCAGCGTGAAAGGCGTGCCATTGACTGTGTAGCGGGCGGCTTCTTCGGGCGTGCCGTTGCCCCGGATGCCCACGGTGGCGCTGCGTCCGCCGCCGCCGGTAAGGATGCGGTTGGGCTGAACTTCCTGGTACTGAAAGAGGGCGGTTTGGGTGGCCTCATCGAGCACGGCTTGAAACGTCAGCCGGGTGCTGGACGAGCTGGCCCGGGGCACGCCATTCCAACTGACAACGACCTGACGGTGGGGGGCCTCGCCGCGGATGCCCCACGTGACGGAGCCGGCGCTGGCGGGATTTAGATCATCCCAGTAGGGGCACAGCACATAAACCGGATCGGCGGCGCTGCTGAGGTCCGTGTTGGTGGCCAGGTGCAAACCGGCGGGCGAAAAGCCCAGCAGCCCATTGGCGCCCACATAAAGCTCGGTGAAATTGCGGCCGTACCAGTTGAAAACAAAAGGCAGGGGCAGCGCCGCGCTGACGGTATCATTACTGAGGGGCAATGTTTGGGCGTTGGTCAGGGAAATCCAGGCGTAGTTGGTGCTCAGAATTTGATAGTTGGCCAGCGCCCGCCAGAGATTCACCCGCCCGCCACTGCGGCATTTGCCGGCCAGAGCAGGGGGGCGGTCCACGGCGTCGAGCATTCGCCGGATGATTTGGGTGTGATGCTCGATGGGATACCGCGCCCGCAGGAGCGCCAGGACGCCGGCCACGTGTGGAGCCGCCATGGAGGTGCCGCTCAGGAAAACGTAACTGTTGTCGGCAAGGTGGTAGGTGGAGAAAATGCTCTGACCGGGGGCGGCCAGGTGAACGGTGTTGCTGCCGTAGTTGGAAAACGAGGCAAGGTTGTCATAGCGATCAGTGGCCGCCACGGCCACCACATTATCCCGGTTGCGGAGGACACCCAGACTGGCGGGATAAAAGGGGGTGGCGTCGTTGTTGGCGCCATCATTGCCCGAGGCCGCCACCACGATGATGCCGGCGCTGCGGCAGGCGCTGATGGCGGTATCCAGGGCGGAGGAGTACTCGGTGGTGCCAAAACTGGCATTGATGATCCGCGCGCCGTTCAGGCGGGCGTAATCGAAACACTCCACCGCATCGGAGATGTAACCGTTGCCGCTGCCGTCCATGAACTTGCAAATCATGAGCTGAACGCGCCAGGCCACCCCGGCGCCGCCCAGGCCGTTGTTGCCCACCGCGCCGATAATGCCGGCGATGTGGGTGCCATGGCCCAGGTCGTCCCACAGGTTGGTGGAGTTGGGACTGCCAATGGCGTTGAGGCCGTGAAGGTCGTCCACGATGCCGTTGCCGTCATCATCGCGGCCGTTGCCGGGGATTTCGCGGGGGTTGATCCAGAGGTTGGCCGCCAGATCTTCATGGGTCAACCGGATGCCGCTGTCCACGATGGCGACAATGATATTGGAGGCGCTGTTTTGGATGTCCCAGCCTTCCGGGGCGTCGAGATCCGCATCGCCCATCGTGTTGTGCAAGGCCCATTGCGAGCCGTCCAGCACCCGGGGATCATTGGGCAGGGTGAGCGCCGGGCGCAGGAGGTAGTCCGGCTCCACAAATTCAAACCAACGGGTGGCCTGGAGCCGGGGCAGAACGTCGGCCGCCCGCAGGTGGGGGGGCAAGGCCACCACGGCCACCCCCCCGAGGCCGGCAAACTGGCGGTGGATTCTCAAGCCCATCCGGCCCACTCCCTCGGCCCAGAGCGCCTGGGCCACATCCTCCCGCGGACGCACCAGCAGGCGGTCCTCCCGCCAGGCCGGGGCGGCCGACACCCCCAGCAGGCCCGCCAGCCCCAGGAGCAGGCCTCCCAGGCCCGGGCCCCTCAAGCACCTTGTGAACCATGACCATCGCATAACCAATGCCACCGCCGCAGTACCTGCCCTAAACTTGCGATAAAAATCCGCGTTTGCAAAGGGTCTGCAGGGGGCGGGGGCAGGCAAAATAACGTGCTGCTTTGACAAGATTCGTGTGGCTGGCCCTCCAAGATTCAATATAGGTTAAAATTATAAGGTGTATTCCCATGCCCTCGGGGGAATGCCAGTGGTGTGGGATGGAAACAGGAAGGCGCAATTGCGGCGCTTTCCGCAACGCCGGAGATGTTATGACGCAACGGTTCATCAGGAAGGCAGGTGCATGCCTGTCATGGCTGGCGCTTCCCCTGGGGTTGTTCGCCGCGGCCACCGACGGTTCGGTGCGCCTGGAGGTCACGCTGTTGGATTATAATGGCTCGGGTACCAAACACTGGACGGTGGTCTGGGTGACCACCGAGGGCGGGCAGTTCATCAAGACACTGCGCAAGCAGGGCCCGAGCAGTTTTACCACCAGCCATTGGAACAGCCATTGCTCGGCTTGGGTCACGGCCCGGGGCGGGCTGAGCGCGAATACAGCTTTTGACGGTTACTCTTCCGCCACGGCCAATGATTACAGCGGCACGAACAGCCCCGTAATCATTTATTGGGATTGTCGTGATGGCAGCAACAATCTGGTGGCTGATGGCGCCTACAAATTCTGGGTGCAATATGCGGAGGACAGCGGCCAGGGCCCCTATACCACCAGCGGTTTGTTGTGGGTCAAGGGGACGGCGCCCGCCACCAATACTTACCCCGATCAAACGGGCAATTTCACCAACATGAAAGTCACCTGGATTCCGGCGGCGCCGCCGACGCAGGCGCCCTCCATCACCAGCGCGCCGCCGCCGGGGAATGGCACGGTGGGGGTGCCGTACCGATATCAATGTCAGGCCACCGGCACTCCGGCGCCCGTCTTCGAGGCGTTGAATTTGCCGCCCGGCCTGAGCATCACCCCCGCCGGTTTGATCGCCGGCATTCCGGCGAGGGCCGGGACCTACAGCGGCACCATCACGGCCTCCAACGGAGTGGCGCCATCGGCGACCCAACCCTTTGCCATCACCATTGGCGTCGTGCCGGTGAACATTCAGGCGTTGCAGTTGAGCGGCCCCAACCTGGTGCTCGAGGCTTCCGGGCCGCCCGGCGGCCAATGTCGCCTGCTGTCGGCCAGCCAGCTTTCGGCGGCAGCCGGAGGCTGGGTCTTGGTGCAGACCAATGCCTTTGATGCCCAGGGTCAACTGCGGTGGAACGCGCCGGTCAATCCTTCGCAACCCAGTCAATTTTTCCGCATCCAAATTCCTTAGGCCGGCCACGGGGTGGGGGTCATGCACAACACTTGGGCAGATCGGCGCGGCTGGAGTCTCATCCTCTGGCTGGTGGCGCAGGTGGCGCTGGCGGCGGATCTGCCCGTCTGGACGTGGGGCGGCGAAACCATGGGCTCGAAGTACCGCATCAGTGTGGTGGCGCCGCCCGAGGGGGCCGCAGTGCGGGAACGCGTGCAACAGGAGGTGGCGGAGCGGCTCCGGGAGATCAACCGGCAGATGTCCCACTATTTGCCCGAGAGCGAATTGTCGCAGTTCAACCGCGCTCCGGCCGGGAAGCTCGTGCCGGTCTCCCCGGAATTGGCCACGGTGATTCGGTTTGCGGTGAGGGTGGGCCGGGAATCGGGCGGGGCTTTTGATTTGACCCTGGCGCCGCTGATCAACCTGTGGGGATTTGGTGAGCAGGGACCGGCACTCGCGCTGCCTTCAGAAGAGGCCATTGCCGCGGCACGCGCGCTGGTGGACTGGCGGGCGGTGGAGGTGACCACTGCCAACGCCTTGCGTAAGACCAGGGAGGGGCTCAGTTTGAATTTAAGCGGCCTGGCCAAGGGGTATGCAGTGGACGAAATCTGGCGGGTATTGCAGCGCCATGGGTTGACCAATGTTTACGTGTCCATTGCCGGGGAGATTCGGGTCTCGGGCCACAGTCCACGGGGGGGATCGTGGAAGATCGGCATCTCGGCGCCGCTGGAATTATGGCGGGAGCACGATCCAATGGCGGCCATGGTGGAATTGCGCCAGGGAGCCGTTTCCACTTCCGGCGATTACCAGAAATTTGTCTATGACGCGCAGGGGCGGCGGCTCTCGCACATCTTGGATCCGCGCACGGGCCGGCCGGTGCAACATGCCTTGGGCAGTGTCACCGTGGTGGCTCCGGAGGGGATGCAGGCCGATGCGCTCTCGACCACCCTGTTTGTTCTCGGGGTGGAGGAGGGCCTGAAGTTTGTGGAGGGCTGGAGCGACGCGGCGGCGTTGTTTATTGTCCGCGAAGCTGAAGGACCCCACTTTAAATTGGTTCCAAGCCGCCGCTGGGCACGCCTGACCGGCGGGGTTGGGGCTGCCCTTCCAGAGACTTCGCCCAAGGAGTGATTCGCCGGCCAGGCCTGGGAGCCGGCGATCATCCCGCAAAATCCGGTTTGGTCGCCGGGTGGGGGGAACACGAAGTTGAGTGTGCGGCATGAGCGCCGGAAAAATCACTCCCGGCTGCCGCTGGTGGCCCTCACGGACGTCGCAAGCCACTTGACGATCCCGGGCCGTGCCATGATGCTGGGCCCCGGCTGCGCTGCCGTGCTTTCGTCCTGCGACAGCGACGCGGCGGGGGAAGCCGCTGACGGTTTCTTTGCGGATGAAGCATGGCGCGGCGCACGCGTAAATCTTTGCCCATGAAAATCAAACTTCTGGCGTTCACCTGGCTGATCGTCGCCGTGAGCCTCTTGTCTGCCCTGGCGCAAACCGAGAAACAACGGGTATTGGTGCTGACGGACATTTCCAATGAGCCGGATGACGAGGAAAGCATGGTGCGTTTTCTCGTGTACGCCAACGAATACGACATCGAGGGGCTGGTGGCCACGACCAGCACATGGTTGCGGCAGACGACGCGGGTGGATTTAATCCATCGGCAGCTCGACGCCTACGCGCAGGTGCGGCCGAATCTGCTGAAACATGCGCCGGGCTATCCCCCGGCAGATGCCTTGCGGGCCGTGACGGCGGCGGGGCAGCCCAGCTACGGCATGGCGGCGGTGGGCGAGGGCAGGAGCACGGCCGGATCGCGGCTGGTGCTGGCCGCGGCGGAGAAGCACGATTCCCGCCCGTTGTGGATCACGGTGTGGGGGGGCGCCAACACCCTGGCGCAGGCGCTATGGGACGCGCGCCGGGAGCAGCCGCCGGAAGCGCTCAAGTCCCTGGTGGCCAAACTGCGGGTGTACACCATCTCAGACCAGGACGATGCCGGGCCGTGGTTGCGCCGGGAATTCCCGGACCTGTTCTACATCGTCAGCCCCAGCGGGACGGACTGGAAGGAGTACTGGCGGGCGACGTGGACGGGCATCAGCGGGGACCGGCATTACAAAAATGGCCCGGGGTACAAGTTCCATCTGGTGGACAACCCGTGGCTGGAAGAGAACATCATCAAGAATCATGGCCCGCTGGGCGCGCTTTACCCGCGGCTGGAGTACATCATGGAGGGAGACACGCCGTCCTTTTTGGGGTTGATCCAGAATGGTCTGGGCTGGCATGTGAGTCCCGCCTACGGTGGCTGGGGCGGGCGCTACGAGCTTTACCGGGCCTA contains:
- a CDS encoding phosphate ABC transporter ATP-binding protein translates to MSAAVTSPYSITTRNLNLWYAKFQALINVNVDIKHGIITSLIGPSGCGKTTLLRCFNRVNERYGYVTTTGEIKILGKNIYDPDVSLVELRKSVGMVFQRPNPLPISVYENVVFGLRIHLPKEQLTRSMMDEAVEKALTEVGLWHDLKDRLDHKATSLQLEQQQKLCIARLLPLKPEIILMDEPCSALDVEGTRAIEELMFTLRGRYTIVIVTHNMMQARRASDECIFMLMGELVEHGRTEQVFLNPKNPKTAEYIEGRYG
- a CDS encoding FAD:protein FMN transferase → MHNTWADRRGWSLILWLVAQVALAADLPVWTWGGETMGSKYRISVVAPPEGAAVRERVQQEVAERLREINRQMSHYLPESELSQFNRAPAGKLVPVSPELATVIRFAVRVGRESGGAFDLTLAPLINLWGFGEQGPALALPSEEAIAAARALVDWRAVEVTTANALRKTREGLSLNLSGLAKGYAVDEIWRVLQRHGLTNVYVSIAGEIRVSGHSPRGGSWKIGISAPLELWREHDPMAAMVELRQGAVSTSGDYQKFVYDAQGRRLSHILDPRTGRPVQHALGSVTVVAPEGMQADALSTTLFVLGVEEGLKFVEGWSDAAALFIVREAEGPHFKLVPSRRWARLTGGVGAALPETSPKE
- a CDS encoding phosphate ABC transporter ATP-binding protein — protein: MSESRNKRVEVQDLRLSYGKKEVIHGITFDIYEREILGIIGPAQSGKTSLLRCLNRTIDFVANAHVSGTVKVDGEDVRKVKDIYALRRKIGMVAPLPVGLPLSIYDNVAFAPRCAGLTNKAELDAMVEKCLRQAALWDEVKDRLDSLGTKLSGGQQQRLTIARALSHQPEILCLDEFSIAIDPVTTMRIEDVLKELRKEITIILVTNLTQQARRLADRTMFLWNGEIIELDRNEVIFSDRPANRKTYDYINGVFG
- a CDS encoding DUF1593 domain-containing protein; its protein translation is MKIKLLAFTWLIVAVSLLSALAQTEKQRVLVLTDISNEPDDEESMVRFLVYANEYDIEGLVATTSTWLRQTTRVDLIHRQLDAYAQVRPNLLKHAPGYPPADALRAVTAAGQPSYGMAAVGEGRSTAGSRLVLAAAEKHDSRPLWITVWGGANTLAQALWDARREQPPEALKSLVAKLRVYTISDQDDAGPWLRREFPDLFYIVSPSGTDWKEYWRATWTGISGDRHYKNGPGYKFHLVDNPWLEENIIKNHGPLGALYPRLEYIMEGDTPSFLGLIQNGLGWHVSPAYGGWGGRYELYRAYGETRPIWTNNQDSRDTVTADNGQTQCTDMATIWRWREHFQHDFAARMDWCVTDDFKQANHNPIAVLNGDSSKRILEISARGGQTVTLSAAGTRDPDGDAFEARWWIYPEASTLRDARGRQFPPEVQLSQTNGLTTSLTAPAVKKPATLHVILEVQDRGTPSLWAYRRAIITVQP
- a CDS encoding S8 family serine peptidase → MRGPGLGGLLLGLAGLLGVSAAPAWREDRLLVRPREDVAQALWAEGVGRMGLRIHRQFAGLGGVAVVALPPHLRAADVLPRLQATRWFEFVEPDYLLRPALTLPNDPRVLDGSQWALHNTMGDADLDAPEGWDIQNSASNIIVAIVDSGIRLTHEDLAANLWINPREIPGNGRDDDGNGIVDDLHGLNAIGSPNSTNLWDDLGHGTHIAGIIGAVGNNGLGGAGVAWRVQLMICKFMDGSGNGYISDAVECFDYARLNGARIINASFGTTEYSSALDTAISACRSAGIIVVAASGNDGANNDATPFYPASLGVLRNRDNVVAVAATDRYDNLASFSNYGSNTVHLAAPGQSIFSTYHLADNSYVFLSGTSMAAPHVAGVLALLRARYPIEHHTQIIRRMLDAVDRPPALAGKCRSGGRVNLWRALANYQILSTNYAWISLTNAQTLPLSNDTVSAALPLPFVFNWYGRNFTELYVGANGLLGFSPAGLHLATNTDLSSAADPVYVLCPYWDDLNPASAGSVTWGIRGEAPHRQVVVSWNGVPRASSSSTRLTFQAVLDEATQTALFQYQEVQPNRILTGGGGRSATVGIRGNGTPEEAARYTVNGTPFTLANQTALLFVPLATPAAELTPATHLVAGGPAGGPLAPQAAHYELVNLGNTPLPWWTDKNADWLEISPTNGVLQVGQRLPITLSLAAAAQTLPAGQHTALARVFLAGQSSPLAARTVSLTILGTNAALTVSPELPYTASGYEGGPYAPATFVYTLINTGDAATVWLAQTDAPWLDLSLTNGQLPAAASDILTLTLNAAATQLPPGLHTGQVNLINLSAGSAALTRAIVLDVAARPGLLVVTPDSGLSGEGLTGGALNPAQGFYLLSNTGPHALAWQATLSVPWAEIEPGQGTLAAGETAQVAVRWTTNAAALEPGDYQGTLALANLTSGAGNTLRPLSLRISPQPGRLVIASAGESPLCLTHTRGEPPPQAPLSLVLSNAGGTALVWSAEEAEPWLATEPADGQLASGQSVELQLSLLAEVNHLAPGTYTNEVRLLSLNGSSQTNLVPVTLELLPAPGRLAVLTATNSHQFHRFSGGPAWPPALTLWLTNHGDLSLEFSLEAGENWLLAQPAAGSLGPQGMTGVELQLFPHNLPAAGETATNWVDVLQATQLIARLPVELKTWPWPQVDWTQAEEVLRIYVPALPDKPVILEVSSDFREWTPVITNTSPALESLFWDIRPAEHQQYFRLRLP
- a CDS encoding Ig domain-containing protein; protein product: MTQRFIRKAGACLSWLALPLGLFAAATDGSVRLEVTLLDYNGSGTKHWTVVWVTTEGGQFIKTLRKQGPSSFTTSHWNSHCSAWVTARGGLSANTAFDGYSSATANDYSGTNSPVIIYWDCRDGSNNLVADGAYKFWVQYAEDSGQGPYTTSGLLWVKGTAPATNTYPDQTGNFTNMKVTWIPAAPPTQAPSITSAPPPGNGTVGVPYRYQCQATGTPAPVFEALNLPPGLSITPAGLIAGIPARAGTYSGTITASNGVAPSATQPFAITIGVVPVNIQALQLSGPNLVLEASGPPGGQCRLLSASQLSAAAGGWVLVQTNAFDAQGQLRWNAPVNPSQPSQFFRIQIP